The DNA region AAACATCAGTTAGGAAGCTAAAGTAGAAACGCAGAAGAAAAATGGTGGTAGGCTTAGTTTAGAGTAGCTACACAGAATAAGAGGTAAGATTTTGTCCTAAATGACAAAGTAGATAgtgaatagttttttttaataacatgaaagaaaaagaggagggaaggcagtacaaagaaaaataacattttgaaaatgcTTCTTAAAAATGTCCACACTATACTTCAGTAACTACATCTAGTAGCCAATTTAAtacctcatttatttattatctactCTGTGTAGTTTGTATACTTATGACATTCAACATCTACTTGACACATAGCCTATATGCAAGATCCTATGACACCACCACCAATTAGTTACCCTAACAGCCTGGAGACAATATGTGTACTAAATAGTAATATCATTTAAAAAGTGAACTTCCTaaatgggcactggtagctcacacctgcaatcctacctactcaggaggctgagatctgaggatcaccttttgaagcaagcttgggcaggaaagtccgtaaggttcttatctctaataaacttctcagaaaaggccagaagtggtaccgtAGTAGAGCGCTGGCttcagcagaagaagctcagagacagcactgcccaggaccagagtttaagcactggaccagcaaaaaaaaaaaaaaaaaaaaggtagaaaaacaTCTGGAAACTAGGTAAAGGCAATTCACAGAATAAAGTTGCCCAAACAAGGGAAAGTTCAACTTTACAAGTAATCAgggaaatgtaattaaaataatgtgccacaataatttttatagatttgagaaaaataaaagacaagaaaTTGTGTAGGTTAGGAAAAAAGACACTGTACACTTTTACTGAGTGTTAGCTGGAGTCTGTTAAGCAAACAATTTGACATTATCTACCAACACTAAAACTTCAAGTGCTATTGTACCACATCTGGGATGACAGCTCTTGTCATAGGAGGTTTGCCTGTAATAGTCAATAACTGGAAATACTCCCCAAGTGGGTTATAAACAAAGCTACTTATAAAAGTAATTGAGATAAATATTGAAAAATCACATGTTAAGTGAAAGTTCATTTACTTCACCCACTTTCTGCCATAGAATCATATTAATAAAGCATTAGAATATAAAGAACAAGTACCTGAGAACTCTAACAAGAAAAAAGCAGTAGGTAGATTAAAGGAGACCACTAAACTactgtttccttatttttttctgcaaTGCCATCTAACttacttcaaagcagaactcaagCCATATCTGACAAAATTTAATGCACAGCTGTGATAGAATCCTAGTAAACTAGGACTAGAAAGACAATCTTTCAacttgattctttaaaaaaagaaccctACACCTGCTGCACACTGGATACTGGCTACTTacgcatgtaatcccagctactcaggaggcagagtttgggaagatagtagttcaaagccagcctgagcaaaaaagttcacaagaccccatctcaacagaaaaagttgggCATACCAACACAATCCTGTCACCCAACTACAGAAGAAAGTATAAATATTCTAAGGTggtctgggcaaaaagcaagacctttactcaaaaataaacagagcaaaaagggctggaagtgtagctcaaacaatagagcatttacctagcaaAGACAAAACACCAAGCTTAAACCTTACTTCCATTTCCTAAAAGCAACCCTACAAACTACCACTACATAACGATGAAAGAATAATTTCTGAGAACAAGGCAGAGATGTCTACCCATCTCAATTCCTATTCAACATtatgctggaagtgaagttgtattCACTGCAAGAAAAAGAAGTATGCAGGCATACAGACTGGAAAGAAGTCAAACTAGTTTACACAGAAAATCTtaaacaatataataaaaacacCTGCTAATTTAGCAAGGTCACAGGATACAAGATCAACAAATGAAACCAACTGAATTTCCATATACTAGCAATATGAATAATTAGAAATTGACATTTTAAAACCATGTACATTTGTTATAAAATTAAATGCtagttataaatataaaaatatatagattCTGTATGCTGGACTACAAAATGTGTGGAGAGGTTGACAATGGCTATGGAATGAAAGATACAACATAGAAATGGCACGTTAAACATAATGTCAACAAGATCTTTGTAGATAAACAAATGGGTTAcaacatttatataaaaaaataaaaggaactgggcactggtgtgtccatgcctgtaatcctagctactcaggaggctgagatctaaggatcacactttgaagccagcctgggcagaaaaatttatGAGAccattaactccaattaaccatcaaaaagctggaagtgactctTTCtctaactaatcacagaaaaagccagaagaggtgctgtggttcagtagtagagtgctagtcttaagcaaagagGCACtcgggctcagagttcaagttctaggacaggccaaataaaaggcaaaaagatTCAATTTACCAAAATAATTTTGAACAAGAACAGACTTGAAGGATAAGAATGTTAAGATTTATTATGATGCAGCAGACTAAAACAGTGTGATAGCAAAAGACACACACattaatggaatagaataaaaatgtagaaagagTTCCATACAAACAtgcaaaaaaatcaatagaacACCACAACCATAAAAAAGAAGTACCtccaccaacaatgtacaagcagaaaaggaaatcatgaaaacaaccccattcgcaatagccaaaaaaagaataaaatatctaggaattaacctaaccaaagatataAAGGATCTACTTAGTGAAAACTgtaaaaatctaaagaaagaaatcagaggacaccaggaaatggaaagaccttactgccaaaaataatatacaaattcaacacaatccccATTAAAATCTCAgtgacattctttactgaaatagagaaaacaatacaaaaattcaacaacgaaagacctagaatagccaaagcaattctaggcaaaagaagcaacacAAGCAGTATCACACTACTAGATTGcaagctctattacagagccataacaaaaacagctcagtattggcacaaaaatagacccaaagaggggctgggaatgtggcttagtagtagagtgcttgccttgcatgcatgaagccctgggttcgattcctcagcaccacataaacagaaaaagccagaagtggcactgtggttcaagtggtaaagtgttagccttgagcaaaaagaagccagggcagtgctcaggtcctgagtccaaggcccaggactggcaaaaaaaaaaatagacccaaagatcagtggaatagattagaagacccagaaataagacCCAGAAGacccagctgatatttgacaaaggagccaaagacatacaatggaaaaaacatagcctctttaactattggtgctgggaaaactgagcaACCACATGCAGGAAACTCAAAGTGAACCCTAGCCtgtcaccatgtaccaagatcaactcaaaatggattaaagacctcaacatcagacctgaaactctgaaactactccaggacagagtaggagagacaatagaacttacaggcacaggcaggaacttcctaaacaaagtcacaggggcacaacagttTGGAGacagactcaacaaatgggactacatcaaaataaaaaaatttctgcacagctaaagacatagctactaaacttgaaagacagccaatcaattgggaaaagatcttcaccagcaatacAACAAAGGCCTAAGATTCATCATATACAGGGAGCTCAAAAAACTAATCCctcccatggggctggggatatagcctagtggcaaaagtgcctgcctcggatacacgaggccctaggttcgattccccagcaccacatatacagaaaacggccagaagtggcgctgtggctcaagtggcagagtgctagccttgagcgggaagaagccagggacagtgctcaggccctgagtccaaggcccaggactggccaaaaaaaaaaaaaaaaactaatcccTCCCCAAACTAATAGCCAAtaactaaatgggcaagggagctaaagagagatttcacagaagaaataaaaatggcaaagaaacacgtgaggaaatgctcaccagcgctggcagtaaaggaaatgcaaatgaaaccaaccctgagataccaccttaccccagtcagaatggactATATATACCCtgaacacagaaaacaacaaatgctggctgggatgctggtgggagtgtaaactagtacaaccactctggaaagcagtttggaggttcctcaaaaagctcaacatagacatactctgtgatccagccataccattcctaggcatctatcctgagcaacagAATCCAGGACACGACAAGGACACCTGCGCCTCCATGTTCatcgctgcactgttcacaatagccaagatatggcaacaacccagatgccccactacagatgaatgcattaaaaaaaatctaagaaggaATGTGGTACTTCTCATgtaaatgaggaaataaaatgtgACTAACTGATAAAATTTCATCCAAATGGTTACTAGCACTTAAAATACATCAAAACAAGTGGAGtagggctttggtggctcacatttgtcatcctagctactcaggaggctgagatctaaggattatgtttctaagccaacctgggcaggtaagtccattagactcttatctccaaataatcacagaaaaatcagaagtggacctgtggctgaagtggtagggtggtagccttgagaagacaaaaagagctcagggacagtgcttaagcccagagttcaagcccaaagttcaaacagaaagaaaaagaaaaaaaaagtgggaaaggTATTCTAGCATAATATAGCCAGGGCAAAAATTCCTTATATAATGCTTAATGAGCAAGTACAATTCTCAAATATCTAGGAATATTTCATATACAGACCTGAAGGAGAAAAAATCCTCCACCCACAGCTGTTGCAGCCAATTTCCCAACCTTCTGGAATATGAAGCCAGTACACCtacaaaaccaaaatcaacatCAGATAAGATGTATACCAATATGAATTCCTGACAATACTCATGTCCCACTACCTTGAGATGATCCAACCCCTTCCCACCCTCTGCAGAAACAGAAGCCAATCCCCCAAAAATTAAATCTTAGCTCTATCATTTAGAAATGTATTAGGTCTAAAGCAAGTACTTCAAAATTCtcaaactatatttttaaaaagatggctGAATGGCCAGGTGTCAGGTACCAattatgcctaaaatcctagttactcaggaggctgagatctgaagatcagacaGGTACTTTTCTCCAGGCATGACCAAAAAGGCTGAGTGAGTTTAAGTACTGGCAAATAATGACTGAATGAAGGATGAAAGTAGAGACTCTAGTGAGGAGGCCAaaatgtaatgatttttttttctttctggtcctagggcttgaatttagggcctgggtgctctccatgagcctcttagtgctcaaggctagtgctctacctcttgagccacagcatcacttctggcttttccaattagtttattggagataagagtctcacgactttctggcccccagctagctttgaatctttgAACCACgttccacagatctcagcctcctgagtagctaggattacaggtgtgagccactgctgcccctcttgatttttttcttattatctacCTTCCTGATATTTTATACTAAAATGTAACTTCCATAAAggccaagattttttttattcattgttgTACCCAAGTACTCTGTAATTATTAACCACTGGCTAAGAAATTTCCATACAATACTTCTCCAGACACCTTCCCTTTACTCAGCCTCTTTACAGCAACAAAACAAGTGGGCTGTCTATACCTTCTGCTTCTATTGTTTTCTCTGTCAACTCTCTCAAacccaccttgtcaataaaaccactttttggagggggaggggtctgacagggtttgaacttggggcctgggcacagtcccttagcttcttccctcaaggcaggtgctctaccacttgagccacaactccatttccagcatttctgGGGTTAATaggatataagaatctcaaggacttttctgcacaggctgacttGAACCATcctccttagatttcagcctcttgagtagctagcaccCTGCTGAAACCATTCTTATCAAGGTCTCATGTTCACCTTTGCCAACTATTAGTTGTAACTTCTCAGTCTTCATTTCATTTGAACTTCTCAGTCTTCATTTCATTTGACCTTCATTCCATTTGAACTTCTCAGCCTTCATTTCATTTGAACCAGTACTTATTGATACAttactctttcttttaaaaagataacCAGATTTACATATACATGAGATACATATACACAGTAAAATGTTGACTACAGTGAAGAAAAGTAATTTAGCCATCATTTCACACAGTTATGTTCTGGTTACAAGAACAgctaaaattcatttatttaaccaAATCCTGGATATgttcttttttgtcagtggtggggcttgaatgtagggcctgagtgctgtccctgagctctcttgctcaaggctagcactctaccactttgggccaccgctccacttcgttttctggtggttaactggaggtaagcgtctcatggactttggccttggctatctttgaactgcaatcctcagatctcagccccgactaactaggattatagtcgtgAGCCACAAGTCCCTGGCCTGAATACATTCTTATCACCTATTCATCCTACATATTTCCTATTCTATATTCTTTCTCTAACATTTCCTCTTCTGTATACCAACCATGTTAATCATTATTTTatctcctctcctcctgccccaTGTATATTTGACATGGTTTTAGATTTCATAGAGATCATGCACTatttcgtgtgtatgtgtgtggcttAGCATAATGACCTCTTGAGTTCCATCCATGTTATCACCAATAACAggatttgattcttttttatgGGTGAGTAGCATTTCACTGAATATATGGACCATATTTTTTTTGGTTCATCCATCAGTTGACAGATACTtaagttgtttccatttcttagttgTTATGAATAATGCCTCAATAAACAAGAGAATGCAGATGTCTCTCATATActgacttcatttcctttggCTATACACCAAGGAGTGAGACGACTGGGCCATTATGGTAGTTCTACTTtattctgaggaacctccatactgttttcctgaAAGGTTAGTGTTTACATGCTCACCTTTCCTCCACATCCTCAGCAGCAACTGCTGTGGTTAGTCATTTTGACACTggctattcttactggggtaaggtgacaTCTCATTACGGTTTTGTTTTGCATCTCCCTGACAATTACTGACAGTGAGCACTGTTTTGTGTACTTACTTTCTAGATGCTCTCATATAATTCCATAGCTTTAAATATGATCTGCTCTGGCCTATGCTAAGACCTCTAATATAGATTATTATTACAGCTCCCACCTGGTCTCCAGACTGGCCTGGCTTTGTCCCCTAAAATCTACTGTCAACAAATCAGCCCAGACAGTCTTTCCAAAATAGAAGTAACCACATGTTGGCCTAGGTGCCAAATCCAGACCATTTGCTAGGTCATAAGATAGCCTAACAGAAACTGAAATCAGTATGGGAGACAGACATCTGCCCTTCAGTGTTTACTGCAGCTATTCACAACCCAAAGTATGAAATCACCTAAATGTCTATCTATagatgaagggaaagagaaaatgtagTAGATATATATATTGGAGTACTattcagctatttaaaaaaagGGAATACTGTCACGTGCAACAGTATAGATGAAACTGGAGAGTACTGTGCAAGTGAAATAAGCTgagcacagaaagagaaatagCATATGATTTCACTCACAGGTgcagtgtaaaaaaaaattagctgagctaggtgctggtggcttgtacctataatcctagttacttggaaggcAAAGATATAGACTCTACAgaaacatgtacacatacacactgggAAATGTGCATAAGAATGTTCACACCGGCACTGTTTAGTCAAAAACTAAAGCAACTCTAATGTCAAGTCATCAACTGGATAAGAACATACTGTGCTATACTCATATAATGGAATTCTAAATAAGATGAAAATGAATAAACTACGGCTATATACAACATAGTTGAATATGCAAAAGATcagcttgaacaacaacaacaaaaaaacctaaagcaATAATCAAAAGAATGCATACTGACCACATTTCTTTAAAGTTTAATCCAGGCAAACTACAGTATATTTTTCAGTGATATAATTAGGATTGAAActacaaagaaaagcaagaaaataacaaTAGCTTTTAGAGTTTTGGAGTGCTGGCCATATTTTTTAGCTTGTTACATTATGAGTTTACTCTATTTCTTAGttttagccattttctatatttgagtTACTTTGTACAAtaacttttttggccagtcctggggcttgaactcagggcctgagcactgtccctggcttctttttgctcaagactagcactctgccacttgagccacaggcaccacttctggccttttctatatatgtaatcgaacccagtgcttcatgtatacaaggcaagcactctaaaactaggccatattcccagcccccgtacaATAAGTTTTTTACACATACAGAGTTTCTTACTTGGATCGGATATTCACTTACTAAGTTTGCAATTCACACTTTTAACCtaccaaaaatcaaacaaaaagccATGTCATATTAACAATTGCCACAGCTAAACAGGGCAAGGTTCTTATTCTATTACTAGTAGTTATGTGGTCTTAGGCAAATTaatctttctgagcctcagtttctataAAATGGGTACAGATAATAACAGTACCAATGTCAGAGTTGCTTTGAGTAGAAAATGATATACCTAAATAACCATCCAAAATAGTGCCTGGCATGTAGTAAATGTTATATGCAATAAAGCCCATGAGATATCACTGTACCAAGTAGtactttaatatgatttttttttttgccagtcctgggtcttgaactcagggcctgggcactgtcccgagctccttttttgctcaaggctagcactctaccacttgagccacagcaccacgtctggcttttttttatgtagtactgagaaatcgaacccagagcttcatttatgctaggcaagcaatctaccactaagccacagtcccagcaccTCTAACATGAGTTGTAGATAAATGTTACATATTAAGTGACCGATTTCACCATAGTCAATGTGTTTCCATTAATTAAAAGAGAAAGTACCTATAATCACAATATtaaattatgcaaaaaaaaaacccactgggcATCATTCACGTCACTTACCATCCAGTCACACCACCAATTAACAGCTGAGTTGCCACGCTATACTTTTCAACTGACGGTCCCGAATCCTGTCCAAACAGCTTGCGCCACCATGGTTGCTTTCTGGCAAATTCTGCAAGGTCCAAGGATTCAAATTTTCCCTCAAAGTTTCCTAACAGAATTAAGAtactaaataagaaaatatttacttgtaTAACAAGTCATTACCTTCTGTAGATTGAATTTTTTTGATGTCCATGGgcaccagttctgtggcttgaaatcagagcttaggcactgtccctgagtatttttgttcaaggttagcactctactacttaaggcacagctccacttctaggtttgttttttttttttgctggttaactggagataagagtctgatggattttcctgccctatctggcttcaaacctcggtcttcagatttcagcctcctgagtagctaggattataatacaGAACATCCTAATatcattctattttaaaatagtaaattaACTCTGAAATTATGATGTACAATCTcagaaaactaaactaaaaacatAATGTCTGTATTAGAATCGTCTTCCAATTCTACAAACTCTAGAATTATCCTCTAATGTGTTCTTTCAACTTTACAACCAATCAAGAGCTGAatgttggtggcttacacctgcagtcatagctactcaggaagctgagatatgaggattgtggttggagggcagtctgtgagactcatttccaattaactagcaaaaagttggaagtagagtgttatctttgaacaaaaaagcaaaggaacagcacacaggccctgagtccaagcccctagagtgtcaccaaaagaaaaaaaaagaaaagtcatgtgAAAAGGGAGATTTTGCTGCAGTCATCTGGAAAAATAACTGGCCACAATAATCTTGGCAGGGGGGAGAACTTAAGTGTTTTCAAGACTTCCTATGAAGCTAAAATACAATCTATAGGTGTGTAATCTTAAGATTTATAAAGAAGCAAGTCTTCTCAAGAAACAAGTGTTAAAACTACTAAGATAGTcacatctaaaaataaaaaagcactaCACCATACCCCAAAGAACAATTCAAGATATAATGGATGCCAATTTAGCAGCATTACAATACTGGTATCTGAGGAACTGAGTTATCTATGgcattataataaaacaaaaattttgtactgtaacaaaatactgctagtaagttaaagaaaaaactattaatgaaaacaataagttttaaaatgtattttttcaaagtccATTTCTTAGTAAATGGAGCCATTCAAAAGGGAGCTTaaaacaccctgaaaacattgcaggaaggaagaggagatatactagggctccttggcacaggttgaaactttcttaataaagacccagaaacacaacaaatcaaagaaagattggacaaatgggattgcatcaaactgcagagcttctgtatggcaaaggacatagcttgcaagttaaatagaaagcccataaaagggggaagatcttcactggccacacaacagagaaaggcctcatatccaaaatatacttagaactgaaaaaattaagttccctcaaaacaaatcctcaaagaaacaactgtcccattaataagtgggctaaagacttagagagacttctctgaagaggaagtgagaatggccaagagacacatgaagatgtGCTAAACATCCCAGTGCTCAACATCccaggccataaaggaaatgcatatctagaaaactagtaataacaggtgctggggggggggatggggatgtggacaaaaggaaaccctactacactgttggtgggaatgtaaacttgttcaactactttggaaagcagtgtggaggttcctcaaagggctagacatagagttcccctatgacccagtatagccccacttttgggcatttacccaaaggatcacaaacaaggctatactaaagctaccaacacaactgtGTTCAGCACAACACCATTTAGcatcactaaaatatgaaacccacccagatgcccttcagtagatgaatggatcaagaaattgtggtacatatgcacagtggaattctatgcttctatcagaaagaatgacattgccctatttgtacaaaaatggaaagacttagaaaaaaaaatcatactaagtgaaatgagccagacccaaagaaacataaactctgtggtctcccttattggtaataattagtataggtctaggatagtcctagcagatgaccacaatagctcagtagctgagTACATATGATctcacaagatgatgctaagcgaaatgaggATTAGGGTTGAATGTCAAACTACACAGTGACACTGAATTAAAACAAGAGGGGGAAGCAGTGTTAAATCAGAGATCCATTAGGGTTCATCTACCCAATTTCATTTAGTCATCCTGGAACACCTCTAAAAACTATGAAAAAAGTCACTAGCCAGCCTCATACTTCAAATCCTAGCTAACCAACAGGTTGAaatctggaagatcatggttcaaggccaatgtAGATAGATATAttagtgagattctgtctcctaaataaccagcaaaaagccaggctgcaggtgtggctcaagtagtaaagctacCAGTGCCAGAAGAGAAAGAACCAGGCATTGGGTTCAAGTTCCACAAAAGaaacaagtgaaataaaataagttaCTAGCCAGCATTTCTATACCAAGGAATCAATGATTAGTTAGAAGGATTGAAATTCCTGGCCACCTCAAAATATTTCACCACTCCCTAGTGCAATTATGTGATCAAGGTACATGTTTTAAGTGAATGAGAGTAGTATGCCCCACAAGAAAGTATCAATCACATTATACATTCATGTTCTTAAGAGTCATGTCAACTAGCTTTGGGTAGGGAGTATTTTGGATGAGATATAATCATGCAATTGAGTGTGTCATCAGTGAACTGTGACATCACTGAAACCAGAGCTAAGAAGAAGTGCACTCACATAGTATGGTGTTTCCTGCATATACAGATAAAGTAGAAGTAAATAACCTTACAAGAGTAGGAAGTGATGAGTTTTGAGTATTTTCACTGCTTTTGGTGTAACACAGTTCATTTAATGTGAAgctcatatatttttttaaattttatttttgttagattgcaggggttgaattcagggcctgtgtgctgtcactgagcttttgtgctgacgGCTAGTGCTATACTTCAGTCATAActacagttctggctttttggtgtgaGTTAGAGATTAAGAGTGTCATGAACATTCCCGCACTGGCTAGGTTTGAattgctattctcagatctctgcttcctaagtagctagggtaatagctgtgaaccaccagtgcctggctttgcctAAATT from Perognathus longimembris pacificus isolate PPM17 chromosome 28, ASM2315922v1, whole genome shotgun sequence includes:
- the Fundc2 gene encoding FUN14 domain-containing protein 2 isoform X2 — translated: MAASSQGNFEGKFESLDLAEFARKQPWWRKLFGQDSGPSVEKYSVATQLLIGGVTGWCTGFIFQKVGKLAATAVGGGFFLLQIANHTGYIKVDWQRVEKDMKKAKEQLKIRKSNQIPTEVKSKAEEVVSFVKKNVLVTGGFLGGFLLGMAS